tctgaccagcagaaaggggatttaccaatacacaatcttgggttctgccatatgctcgaggcaacatttaaataaatgtccgatttaaacattctggacacttttatccataccgagtgtaaatgcgaaataacggggtgtaacttaacttctcagattagtttgatagagaggttttgcaatggcgaaacaggggcaagaacttcctgttcaataacaaatcaggaaggggctctctcaggtggaagtgaccaatgagccaaatgtctgtgactgaacgcatagtaataaaacaaaatcttcggtaggcctagcccacctttgtcaatcggcctatgtaatttattgaaatgcaatctgggacacttaccattccaaatgaaggactttgctatgctataaaattacttgaaataagagaagggtacatctacagggagagattgtagcaggtagttacattttggaattcagttcattttaataacattaaccttcccaatcatagataaatgtaataaagcccacctgcccaaatgctcaaaaacctttttattaaagggtcaaaatgaacactaactaaatcagacaaatttgctgggaataaaattcccaaatacttaatgccctgtttgggacactggaaggtgcccggatggaaagccattactggacagtatgctgtcagagccaaagctttggatttagaccaattgactttgtatcctgagaacttggaaaaggaattaataattctgtggaggcaaggcatagatctagtaggttcagagacaaataataaaatatcatctgcataaagaagaagcttatgcgccatacctcccgccatcacccctggaaaatcatccttctttcttatcgtggctgctaatggttccagggcaagacagaacaataatggggaaagagggcaaccctgccgagtgcccctattcagagtaaaataatctgaaattaatccatttgtttgtaccgctgctacagggtgtctataaagtaacttaatccaaccaataaatgtactcccgaacccatacatttccaaaatcttaaaaagattatcccattctaccatatcaaacggcgtcaagtgagatggcagcgaccggagactgatcatttgccactgaccacatgatattgatgaaacgcttaatgttatcagaagagctacggccccgactaaaccccacctgatctatatgtataagagatgtcataactttaattaaacggttagccaaattttttgacaccatttttacatctagctggatcagggaaattggacggtaactcttacactcacttggatctttgtcctttttaagaatcagactgatccgggcttgcgtcatggttggaggaagcttttcattctttaatgattccgtataaacttctaacaaaagtggagccagttctgctgcataggatctaaaaaattcagcagcaaaaccatctggccccggagccttgcctgtaggtaaggacttaattacctcttcaagctcctccaaggatatctcagaatcaagataattgttttgctccgtcatcagtttagggagttctaatggttcctcaaagtttctaatatcttcatcagtagacgaagacgtggaactatagagatcaaaatagaactctttaaaagcattattaatatcaatggccgaggtaaaaatttcacaccagcagatttcactgagggaatggtagaaaaagactctctctgctttatatatctagccaaaagctcccctgctttgtcccccgactcaaaatatgactgtcttgccctgaatagccaaaactccactttccgcaacaaaataatattatatctgtatttcaattgggtcaattctctgaggccatcagacgacattcggcgcttcagctctgcctctgcaatTTTTAATATTCCATTCCAACTCCAGAAGTTCTCGTGCCTTGGATctcttgatgaatgaggcatactgtatgatccggcccctaagaactgccttaagtgcctcccaagccacacccacagaagatactgaagaccagttggtctccatataaacattgatttcagtcttaacatttgttggaaatcaagattttgcaaaagggatacattgaaGCGCCAactatgtgatttctttttctccgtatatggcaacacttctaaactcaccagggcgtgatctgagactaagatgtttccaattgaacaatcaacaacagatgaaatgagggacttatatataaaaaaatctattctagaataaatcttatggactgatgaaaaaaatgtatagtccctaccagatgggttcaaaagtcgccaaatatctgcaagaccaagatttttacacatcctgtgaagcatcaatgttgctctagtgggcttacacacttttgcttcactatgatcaaggactgagtccatcaatagattaaagtctcctcccaatattatatcatgaggggtggcagtggcttgcaacatcccttcgagatcaataaaaagccctgatcatcaaagttaggtgcgtaaatattagccaaaatcaaccttcaaataataatgactcttcctaatttatatttaatctgttttagacatttgaattgtagatgtttatcaatatatgaaaaatgactcccctgctcttacttgagccagcactaaagaaaacacgtCCACCCCGTatattcccaaatttttcagcttcctgtggggaaagatgtgtttcttgaagaaacactatcacatttcttacgcttaagaaaagaaataaccttccttctttttatggggtgccccaacccattcacattccacgtggagaaagatttgacattttgatataatagaaaaaataaattgtgtgtcaaaaataagattatacagaCAACaatcaaaccaaacaaacagaaaaaagaaaaacgtgcgcattaaccccgcgcaccaCAGTGCCAACCgacgtcaatccctttaaactcaaaaggtccatgtacgcctacgagagcccccgtgacaagtttgtcatcggattgctcaagtccgatgcttctgcacaaattttgtaaggcaaaattacataacagaaaatactttgtaaaaaaaaaataaaaaatacaccatgacttagtcAATCAAcgttataaaagacatcctttgtgtgggcatgtaaatattttgcggccatccccagcatccactctcagtctggccgggaaccccagtgcaaaagcgatcctccatcaatgcaaaagtttcttgaaagagaagtgttattccacaaaacaaactccagctgctaggcagaaccaacacaaacagaaacaaaaatggcacccagcttcctcagactaTTGAGTGTATTTTCagcaagtcaatccactcacataagaaacaccaaatggcttactcactccaatatatttatgaaggacagtgcttgtttgggacatgtaaatactttgcggccatccttcgtTTCCATTTTCAgattggccggaaacatcagtgcaaaagcgatcttccatgatgcgagtttcttacactccttgaatcgatcgcgtttctctcttttcgaattcacaaagtcctggaacaagaaaatattgtgattcttccaagaaagctttcctttgctcctcgcctcacgtaacacaagatctttattggatgatctcagaaatttggccagaattgatcagggccaatctccctcagcagatctgtgagccaggactctgtgagctcactcgatttccagtttatggcctgttatgtcgagcagactcgggaagagctcatctaggaatttcaccatatctctgccttcttcatgctcaggaattccaacaatccgtgcattatttcttttttcgagattttccagtttttccaaaatgtttcccAGGTCTTTTTTGGTTGCAAACGGATTAGCGGATTATTCcttttccgatgactccagataatcaatccgtttctcaacatctgccactcttgtaaccaactcagagaattttgtttccatcgccgtaatcgatcaacgtattacagcgagatcctccaagtcattAACAACCTAcgtcagcatcacaaacatgttggacagttgacgctgaatttcccCAGCcttgccatccaaatcgagtccccggtctgcaggcccgtcagaggtttcagcttgagcacgtaattgTCCtctaatgtctccagagtccaaGGACCTCGACTTCCCTGCCATGTTTACCCCAAAGAACAAATAtataactgggtgtattgaatctaaCTGGactataacacaaaaataataaaaaaaaactaacaaagtgcgcagagctcatcactcacacgtctgctcctcgcatggtgcCATGCGACCTCAATCTATTGCTtttcttactatgatgggcacaggcATAGAGGCTGATTGATAACTGACTACTTTACCGATTAATCGTtgcaactattggcatagattaattggtaaaaccgatatttcAGCCTACCTTTTGGTgtaatcgatttatagaatgtaaaaaaaaaaaatcgtattcttttcTTACTAGGGTGGGCACAGATATAGAGGCTAACTGATAGACTGATAACCGACAACTTTACCGATTAATCTTTgcaactattggcactgattaatcggtaataCCGATAGATCAGTCTACCTCTTGGTGTGGTTTTACTAAGCTTTTTAGAAGACATTGCATCTGTGTGATGTGTTTGAAATCAGCATATTGAAATTGAATATTAAAATTACGACAtccttaataataatacatttctataTTAATAATTTATCTGAATAATTTATGATAATGGGATcatgcaaataataatatttgtttccTAATTATATGTTCTGTCCAGATATTGATCAAGCTTTATATTTGTTTAACGAGCTTCGAGAACAGGATCCTTTCCGCATTGAAAACATGGATACCTTCTCAAACCTGCTCTATGTTCGGGTAAGAGCAATTGATCAGAACCATATGGGGATTTCTGTGTCCGattacaatatttaaataaaataataacattacaAACTTATCAGCTGATATTTATATCTATTTTTAATTTGaatataaatcaataataataacatgaaaACATAGTAAATGTTCATATAAATGGAGTATTGCACAAATGAATTAATTATGAATGGCATATttcagttaattaaatgctatgtttttgttttgttgtttttcttctcCAGAGCATGAAGCCAGAGCTCAGCTACCTGGCTCACAATCTAGTAGAGATCGATAAGTACAGAGTAGAGACATGCTGTGTCATAGGTGAGCATTGAACATGGTCAGAGGAAAGCCATTATTTCTACACCCATCATGCATTGACTCTGATGCATAGTGCACTCAAAAATAGCAAGAGCTTGTTGAAATCAAAAGTTCCAGTCTGATTAACTGACTTCTACTCAATTTCTGGAGTCAATGTGCACAGGTTTTTTATTACCCCAGCCAGTTTTATTACAAGTTACTAATGAGCTCTTCAGAGAAGCTTGACAAAGTTTGCAGCATTCAGTTTTCACATCTTTGAAAGGAATTGAGGAGTTTAGTTTGAGACACTTGGTGGCAAGCAGTAAAATAAGCACACCTGTAAATTCCACTTTATACTCAGAGGTAATATGTTCCCTCCTCTAAATCTCTCTCTTCTATATTCTTTCTTCTgccaaacacaaatgaagatttttagaagaatatttcagatctgtaggtccatacaatgcatgttaatggtgaccaaaattttgaagctccaaaaagaacataaaggcagtataaaagtaatctatacgactccagtggtttaatcaatgtcttctgaagtgatctaatcggatttgggtgggaacagaccaaaatataattatttttgcacTGTAAGTCTTGCCATTGCTGTCTCTAGACACTATCATGATTTTAACCTTGATTACaattcctagcgccatctagcgctcggAGCATGCATCAATCACTTCAAACCATGATTGCCTAGGAGACTGATGATGtctagatttatagtaaaaaaggagatttattttggtctgtttttgccCAAAtccgattagatcacttcagaagacatggatttaaacactggagtcatattgattacttttatgtgctttttggagcttcaaagttttggtcaccattcacttgcattgtatggacctacagagctgaaatattcttctaaaaatcttaatttgtgttcagcagaagaaagtcatacacatctgagatagcatgagggtgagtaaatgatgagagaattttcatttttgggtgaactatccctttaagtcagaaTTGGTTGAATAAAAGcagaaatgcaaaataatacaTGCTCATCTGAGATCTATAGTCTCAAGATCTTCACACTTTAGTAATGTGTCCTTAAAATTAAACAACACCAAGTCGTAATTCACTTGTAAATACTGTTTGTTTTGTCCTCCATCCCCAGGAAACTACTACAGTCTGCGGTCTCAACATGAGAAAGCTGCCCTGTATTTTCAGCGGGCTCTGAAGCTGAATCCACGCTGTCTGGGGGCCTGGACTCTTATGGGTCACGAGTACATGGAGATGAAAAACACATCTGCTGCCATTCAGGCCTACAGGTACGTCTGATGAAAAAGAGTAATTCTCTTCAGGTCTTTAAGCTGCATGTTTACGACCAGAAAatgaaatgatacatttttacacatttgtttGCTGTAGATCAGGAAGTCAGTATTGACTAAATATTGTAGTTTTTGATTATGATAATATCTTGTTTTGCACTTTTGTCAAAGCAGAGCCATACACCATcgtacatttgtttttaattgtaattattttaagaaataaaatgaGTATTTATGAATGTACTGCTCTTTCTCTTAGACATGcaattgaagtgaacaaaagggACTACCGTGCCTGGTACGGACTTGGACAGACCTATGAGATCCTCAAAATGCCTTTTTACTCACTTTACTACTACAGAAAGGCCCATCAGCTCAGGTGAGTGCATCATATAAATGAATCAGTCAGTCAGAGTTTTTAACAGAACTATTTTGGGTTTCTTTTTTAGTAATACACTGTGTTTTTGTGTTATCTTTAGGCCGAACGACTCTCGGATGCTCGTGGCTCTTGGTGAATGCTATGAGAAATTGTCTCAGCAAGTTGAGGCCAAAAAGGTTTTCGGCACGGGAAAAGACACTTTTCTAAAAATAACAAGGTCTTTTCACTCCAATGCAAACTTCATGCTTTTATCTTGAGTtgtgttgtctttgtttttgtgggTACAGTGTTACTGGAGAGCATATTCTGTTGGGGATGTGGAGAGAATGGCTCTTCTGAAGCTGGCAAAGTGAGTGAGTCATTGTTCCATTATGTCAACGTGAATTTCTTTAGATTGCTTTAATGATGTGATGACCTGTTTTGGCAATACATTGTATGTTTTAGGCTTCATGAGCAACTGAATGAATCTGACGATGCGGCACAATGCTACATAATCTACATTCAGGATATTTTCTCATGTGGAGTAAGTCACTGGATTGGTTCATGTTAGTGCAAGGCATCTGTAAATATATACAACAAAATGCTTAACTCTCATACAGGTTGTTTTTTGGAATATTATAATGCTTAAAGATGGCATTTGCCATCCTTAATGTGGCATTCACCAGTGAAACAGAATGTTCAGGGGGAAATAATGTTTGGATTGTAAAAATTGGGCTATAATATTATTAAAGGAACAGAATATAATACAGTGATCACATAATTATGAATCATAACTGTATATTCTGTGATCTTAGGAGCAGTTGGAGCACGCTGAAGTGAGCACAGCTCTGCGATATCTTGGCCAGTATTACTTCAAGAACAAACTCTATGATGAGGCTTCTCTCTGCGCTCAGCGCTGCTGCGACTACAATGACGTGAGTTTCGACAAATCCACCTCACTGAGGCCTCGATTTTGAGATCACATGATCAGCCAAATTGTACTCGCTTTGTCAAACCCCCACCTATTAtcagacactttcactcacaaaataaatgaatcatggctgactgcaaacAGCACATTTATACAGTGGCATCagtaactagaggtagaccgatatatcagttttactgattaatcgtgccaatagttgctttttggcacTATCGGttgccgatatatatatatatatatatatatatatatttttttttccactcattttttttcttttttttttcttgtcagtaACTTCATCTGGTGAGGTTACATACAAATACAACACTTTTATACAGACACACTCTTATtcacatacaaaactcttcatctgatgaatatataggctataaaaaagcttaaattattaattacattttcacataACTATctgccatttcaaaataagagtcctctgtgtattttgggcttgttatagttaaaagtcctgtgttatgtaCCAAATCAAAAATTTTCTGGTAATTATTGGGATTtaggttgcacaataaactgcttttgggattttattaattttggactcttgtagcttcAATGTATGTGCCTGTCATTGTAAAGAATGACAGTGTTTTGTACATTCTATAAATTGgttttaaaaaactattggccgattaatcggttatcgatcttttccaccaccttagttcggcaaaatccactatcggtcgacctatATCGGTAACCATTTACTAAGACGACAGCCATAGAAGCCAGTGCAAAATTTACTGAGTtgaccttttaaaggaatattactggTTAAagacaagttgagctcaatcgacagcatttgtgacataatgttgattattagtacaaaatattatttttccttgccccttgtttatttattaaatgtgcactcagtaactttttgcttgtgtcatcttggacttacagtgactcCTAGTGactgtagttttcagttacagatgccattgtagaaattcactattcacatcagccatgattaatttaatccaagagtgaaagtgtccaataacaagaccgttactgagattaagcgaggagtattcagatggtcatgttattctaaaatggcagcccccagggcgcccctgccccatgtagaataaacagcttttataagtttactgatGATTAGAGTCTTCATCTCGTGTGAGTggacatgattttatacatatgtttcaaaattacaattaatttctttaggagtaaaacttttttaatgggaaaaattactgagtgtacctttaagtaGAAAATGTTGCGGTTGCAGTAAGGCACttttaattaaagtgaatgggtctagtccataaacattcaaatacacactgtttcaaaagtatagtcacaagatgtaaacattgtacatgttaacatgattttagtgtgataatattgcttactaaccttatctgtgcaatgttatatccaatatttGCTGCAATATTTATAAAACTTGTCACGACAATGTAACACTGGTTAAGAATGGTAAATTcctgattttatcaaactaaaataatattaacaagtATACATTTTcacgtcttgtggcaatactcttgaaacaatgtgtattttaatatttatggactggccccattcacttccattgtgagtgccttactgtaattgagactttatacacacacacacacacacatatatatatacacatacacagttgaagtcagaagtttacattcacttaggttgaagtcattaaaaaaaatgtttaaccactccactgatttaatattagcaaactagttttggcaagtttttaggacatctacttagtGCATGAcacgaataatttttccaacaattgtttacagacagattgtttcacttttatttgactttatcacaattccagtgggtcagaagtttacattcaataagttaactatgcctttaagcagcttggaaaattctagaaaatgatgtaaagactttagacaattagccaattagcttctgataggagttgtactgaatttgtggacctccacaagtctggttcatccttggaagcaatttccaaatgcctgaaagtaccacattcatctttacaaacaatagtacacaagtataaacaccataggtccacacagccatcataccactcagaaaaggagacgcattctgtctcctagagatgaatgtagtttggggcgaaacatgcaaatcaatcccagaacaacagcaaaggaccttgtgaagatgctggaggaaaccggtagacaagtatctatatccacagtaaaacgagtcctatattaacataacctgaaagactgttcaacaaggaagaagccaatgctccaaaactgccataaaaaagccagactacagtttgcaagtgcacatggcgacaaagatcgtactttttggagaaatgtcatctggtctaatgaaacaaaaattgaactgtttggtcataatgaccattgatatgtttggaggaaaaagggtgaggcttgcaagccgaaaaacaccagcccaaccgtgaagcatgggttggcagcatcatgttgtggggtgctttgctgcaggagggactggtgcacttcacaaaatagatggcatcatgaggaaggaaaattctgtggatatattgaagcaatatctcaagacatcagccaggaagttaaagctcggttgcaaatgggtcttccaaatggacaatgaccccaagctgaccccaaagttgtggcaaaatggcttaaggacaacaaagtcaaggtattggaggggtcatcacaaagccctgacctcaattagATAGAAAttttgtaggcagaactgaaaaagcttgtgtgagcaaggaggccttcaaacctgactcagttacatcagttctgtctggaggaatgggccaaaattccagcatcttattgtgagaagcttgtggaaggctacccaaaacgtttgacccaagttaaacaatttaaaggcaatgctaccaaatactaacaagtgtatgtaaacttgcaGATTTTAGGCAGTGGAGTTTTGTTATTGGCTTTCCAGTTTATAGAACTAATTGCAGTTTAGCAGAGGATGTTGCACCAGTAACCAAACTGGtttgctaattattattatttttccaggcCCGTGAGGAAGGCAAAGCTTTGTTGAGACAGATCTCTGCTGTGCGAGAACAAGGAGAGCCTTCATCTACAGACCTGTCCTTACCCTGTGTCTTCAACCCTCTGTCCAACAATGCAACTCCAGTTAGAAGAGTGTCTCCACTAGATCTGTCTTCTGTTACACCCTAATGCATGTAAATCAAGGATTGGGTGCTTTTCTGGTTAGTCAACTCCACAGATCCTGAGGAATTCAACATTCTGACTGGAgatttaaaactttatttaatgCTGATGTTGGAGAAAAAACAAGCAGTTGGATAACTGCTTgtatagacaaaagtgtccatTATACCAAATGTCTTCTGTGTTTTTGACAAAACAAAATCATAAAATTAACAGATTTCAGTGTAATCGTTGAGACAAAATAAGCAGGAGCACAACTAAAAATCAATTTATGAGTATTGGCTGTTTTATTGCAAAGCTCACAAATCTAGTTCTGATTGTATAAATGgtgaaacaaaaacatgcagACGTACAAACATGACAAACGGTGAAAAACACACACCTCCAGCCATGCAACCTTCCCAAACTTGTGCAAAACAGCAGCCAATGCAAGAACGTAGTGCTTTAATCTATGCATTTGGCAACTTGCATTAAGCACGTTTATTTGGTGATGTGCAGAGTAACACTGAATTCTTCCAGAACAACTCttgtactcaaaaaaaaaaaaaaaaagacaagtaaaAAGCAGCACCCGTTAACAACACATTTCAAAAAGTAGTAACTGACAAACAtggaattttttgttttgtacaaatTTACATATATGGTTTAACACTACCTGTATACAGTTTGTTTTGGATTGCATACGTACTTAaataattaacacattttaaaagcatttggggtaacataaaaatgtataggtttggttcacccaaaaatgaaaattctatcatttactcacccttatgctgttccaaacccaaatgactatCTTTCGTGGGACATGactggagatgttaggcagaataaattaatgcttcagtcaccatttactttcattgcatctttttttttcctccatacaataaaagtgaatgaggactaaggctgtcattctctgacatttttttgtgttccacataagaacgTTTcttttatgggtttggaacagcatgagggtgagtaaaacaattacaaaatgtagcatttttaggtgaactattagtTTAAGTCTTTATATTCTAAAGCATTTAATACAGTCTCCAGCTGAAATTAGTACATTACCATAACATTCTCCTTTTACAAATGGAAACcctcaaaaaatgtaataaaaaataataattttgaaaccaGTCTTCacagaaaagacacaaaaaataGTAGAATCAGGCCACCTTATAATATGAAAGCGTAAGAGTAATATGTACATTTAGATAAGATATAAAAGCTTAGGTTTGAACTTTAGTGTACAGGTCCTCAGGCTCTTAATATTTGACCCGCAGCTGGATGGGAGTAGACGGAGGGGAAGGCTGCTGTAAG
The DNA window shown above is from Myxocyprinus asiaticus isolate MX2 ecotype Aquarium Trade chromosome 40, UBuf_Myxa_2, whole genome shotgun sequence and carries:
- the LOC127431054 gene encoding cell division cycle protein 23 homolog, whose translation is MAVTRSSELCDLVLIKKQLITIIAQCKERGLVHSVKWASELAFSLDPLPLNERPPTSELTAEDTQDLDALCLAKSYFDLKEYDRAAYFLRGCQSPKAYFLYMYSRYLSGEKKKDDETVDSLGPLEKGQVRNEALRELRVELSKKHSAGELDGFALYLYGVVLRKMDLLKEAVEIFVAATHALPLHWGSWLELCNLITNIEMLKSLSLPDCWVKDFFMAHMYTELQMIKEALQKYQSLMEAGFAKSTYIISQIAVAYHNIRDIDQALYLFNELREQDPFRIENMDTFSNLLYVRSMKPELSYLAHNLVEIDKYRVETCCVIGNYYSLRSQHEKAALYFQRALKLNPRCLGAWTLMGHEYMEMKNTSAAIQAYRHAIEVNKRDYRAWYGLGQTYEILKMPFYSLYYYRKAHQLRPNDSRMLVALGECYEKLSQQVEAKKCYWRAYSVGDVERMALLKLAKLHEQLNESDDAAQCYIIYIQDIFSCGEQLEHAEVSTALRYLGQYYFKNKLYDEASLCAQRCCDYNDAREEGKALLRQISAVREQGEPSSTDLSLPCVFNPLSNNATPVRRVSPLDLSSVTP